The window tttaaatgaaatttgtaggagtgcatctctctctctctctctctctctgcctaaGAATAACATTTTACCATTGATTATCTAAAAAAAACTGTTTTAATTGTCTATCATTGTTGGAAATTTAAATTGCTAATTGCTTCAATGGATATCATATATGATTGAAATACATTTAACTTTATGTGGacattttatctctctctctctctctctctctctctctctctctctcatgcacacacacacacacagagccacacatgcatttgcacgtgGATTtgtttactagtatatatatataatcatactTTTTTGGACATTTAGAATGATTCTAGTGTCAGATAACCTTATTTTAAGCTTGCTTATACTTCAGAtgtattttttccatttcaccttgatgatCTTCAATGTTGTTAAGCTTGTTTATACTTCAGATATATTTTtgtccatttcaccttgatgatCTTCAACGTTGTTGAGATTGCAAGGAAAATCGTCAACAtctcaatccaaatccaatggTTTTGGGTGAAATTTGATTCCTTACACCAAGAGGCCAAGGAAGCCCCTTCCCCCCACCAAAACTATAAAAAAGGAGCATTGCTTTTTTTTTGGCGGAAATATAATCTATTCATGAAGAACGGATTACACTCCTGTGATTTGAGACAACCTCACTAGAAACATAGGGATCGGAATTGGGCTAAACTGTCTTATCCGTAAATGACAGTGCCCTCCTCGCAAGGGAATCTACTACAAAATTTGCAACCCTTGGAATATAAGCAACATTACAATCAACAAAATATGAAGAGATATGTCGAATATCCTGTCTAATAAAGATAGGGTATCCCGAGTAACCAACTGCAAATAAGACACCACCTCTTTATTATCACTTTCCACAAGGACCTTGTCTGTCCCATCCGGATAGTGCCTCCAAAATCCCTTCCCTAATTGTCAATGCCTCCCACACAAGTATATTAAAGAAAACCACTGGATTAGAGACAGCAGCTCGTGAAAGGCCAATATGGTCACGTAGGACATAATCCAAACCATTCCGTTTTGCATCCTTTGTAAGTGCTGCATCACAATTAAGTTTACAGGACCCAATAGGAGGGGGAGACCACACCTGGTTCCGTGGTATCTCTGGTACATGTGGGCAGTTTTTAATCGCTGCCCCAGCCGAAAGGAATTCGTAACGTGCATTCTGGGCTGCTGTAATTACCTAGTCTGGACTCCAATTGTTCCTTCCATAAATAAGGTCATTTCTTGGTTTCCATATAAGCCAGCAAGTGAACGAGAACAAGGTAGCAGCTTCCTTTGCCATCTTCTTCCCCAAAACTGCAAATGAACCCCATTTTTTGAATCCATTGGTGTAGCTTCGAGTCTTCCATAGCTGGTAAGCGATAAGTCAAGGAACTGCCAAACCAATCTGCCCATGCAAATGAGCAGTTCAAGAAAATGTCATCAATGGATTCACTGTGCATCCCGCACCGTTGACATAGGGAGTCACAAGAGAGTACAGAGTGTACAAGAGAGTCCCTTTGTAGAGAGTTCTTTCAATATTGTTCTTTGTTGTTAGTTTTTACCTCTCAACCTGAACCCAATATGTTCTCCAATTTAATCTACGTTTTTGGTCATGGCAGCAAGGTTGACTACCATTGTTGTGTTAgacaatgccaacaagctttctAGTTTACAATTTTATCCATTTCTAAGACGATTTCAAGTTATGATTTCCTTGTTTAGACATATTTTAATTAAGTTCTATGaaattcctattttttattCACTGTTTGATGGTTTTAGTTATAGGTTTTCATGCCTTTGGGTCACTTTTTTCTCTTTACATTTTATCATCTCCTTAACTCTCAATTATTTGATTAAGTCTTCTCTATTCATTTGATAGTTTCATGTTTTCTCTGTGATCTAATCTTTGTTTCACACCTTTAATTATACTAGGATTAAGGCTTTTACATAATGGTTAGAGTTTATTTTAACTTCCAATTATTTGATTAATatcagtgattttttttttaatacttattatttaatatttattaactTGGTTTTATAGTTGGGTGTGAGGTTAAACTTTCCTTCTTCCTACTTTCTTTGAATCTTctatacttcttcttcttcttcttctttgtttttaaatttatcCATCAAGCATTGGAGCTCCAATCTTTAGGTT is drawn from Macadamia integrifolia cultivar HAES 741 chromosome 7, SCU_Mint_v3, whole genome shotgun sequence and contains these coding sequences:
- the LOC122084038 gene encoding uncharacterized protein LOC122084038 isoform X1, translated to MNARYICQSPTEASEEPTSCIQNSEVHVPDPNWWKIAALQADCVLRRGSLQVKVREGSKFSSSGLVWQFLDLSLTSYGRLEATPMDSKNGVHLQFWGRRWQRKLLPCSRSLAGLYGNQEMTLFMEGTIGVQTR